A genomic region of Janthinobacterium lividum contains the following coding sequences:
- a CDS encoding ATPase domain-containing protein — translation MNKVTIQRLATGVPGLDELLGGGIPEFSFNLVAGTPGSGKTTLAHQIMFSLAAPERKALFFTVLGEPPLKMLRYQQQFPFFDVDKINQSIKFVNLSADLLEGDFDRVLARIAEEVEAFSPSLVFVDSFRSVVQSAKSMDTGAAGLQNFVQQLGAQMTSWLATTFLIGEYLAPEAESSAVFTVADGILWLSQLVHRDAMVRKIQVVKMRGQSQSLGAHTFRINDDGVEIFSRAVLKASGTGKVSISGNERLSLGVPELDQMMGGGLPAGYSLLLVGPSGSGKTVLATQFLAEGVRCGEPGVIAAFEKSPNQLLSHQLNALVDSGQIGVINTRTLDLSLDEILHDLLSMITRMRAKRVVIDSLSGFEMALASMFREDFRESLYRLVAALTDMGVSVLMTAELEDQYTMLRFSSYGNAFLADAIVMQRYIELEGQFKRVVSVVKVRGSGHSKDIRFYDIDAEGMKIGATLSQYQGILSGEPYRA, via the coding sequence ATGAACAAAGTCACCATCCAACGCCTGGCCACTGGCGTGCCGGGGCTGGACGAACTGCTGGGCGGCGGAATACCGGAGTTTTCCTTCAATCTGGTAGCGGGCACGCCCGGCAGCGGCAAGACGACGCTGGCGCACCAGATCATGTTTTCCCTCGCCGCGCCGGAGCGCAAGGCGCTGTTTTTCACGGTACTGGGCGAACCACCGCTGAAGATGCTGCGCTATCAGCAGCAGTTTCCTTTCTTCGACGTGGACAAGATCAACCAGTCGATCAAGTTCGTCAATCTGTCGGCTGACTTGCTGGAGGGCGATTTCGACCGCGTGCTGGCGCGCATCGCCGAAGAGGTCGAGGCGTTCTCGCCCAGCCTCGTCTTCGTCGACTCCTTCCGCTCCGTGGTGCAGTCGGCAAAGTCCATGGACACGGGCGCTGCCGGCCTGCAGAATTTTGTGCAGCAGCTGGGCGCGCAAATGACCAGCTGGCTGGCCACGACTTTCCTGATCGGCGAATACCTGGCACCCGAGGCTGAGTCCAGCGCCGTGTTCACGGTCGCCGATGGCATCCTGTGGCTGTCGCAGCTCGTGCACCGCGACGCCATGGTGCGCAAGATCCAGGTGGTCAAGATGCGCGGCCAGTCACAAAGCCTGGGCGCGCATACCTTCCGCATCAATGACGATGGCGTGGAAATCTTTTCCCGCGCCGTGCTGAAGGCCAGTGGCACGGGAAAGGTCAGCATTTCCGGTAATGAGCGCCTGTCGCTGGGCGTGCCGGAGCTCGACCAGATGATGGGGGGCGGCTTGCCGGCCGGCTATTCGCTGCTGCTGGTGGGACCGTCAGGTTCCGGCAAGACCGTGCTGGCCACCCAATTTCTCGCGGAAGGCGTGCGCTGCGGCGAGCCCGGCGTGATCGCCGCCTTCGAGAAAAGCCCGAACCAGCTGCTCAGCCATCAGCTGAATGCCCTCGTCGATTCCGGCCAGATCGGCGTGATCAACACGCGTACGCTCGACCTGTCGCTCGATGAAATCCTGCACGACCTGCTGAGCATGATCACGCGCATGAGGGCCAAGCGCGTGGTCATCGACTCGCTATCCGGCTTTGAAATGGCGCTGGCGTCCATGTTCCGCGAGGATTTCCGCGAATCGCTGTATCGCCTAGTGGCGGCCTTGACGGACATGGGCGTGTCCGTGCTGATGACGGCCGAGCTGGAAGACCAGTACACCATGCTGCGATTCAGTTCCTATGGCAACGCTTTCCTGGCCGACGCCATCGTCATGCAGCGCTACATCGAACTCGAAGGCCAGTTCAAGCGCGTCGTATCGGTGGTGAAGGTGCGCGGAAGCGGCCACAGCAAGGATATCCGCTTCTACGATATCGACGCCGAGGGCATGAAGATCGGTGCGACTCTCAGCCAGTACCAGGGCATCCTGTCGGGCGAGCCTTACCGGGCCTAG
- a CDS encoding sensor domain-containing diguanylate cyclase yields MIRSRSLPPRLLGAGFRGFSLLPLAISFVVLVCLSLLAIQLWMTLRAREVQLNEAARESANLAQSVAQHAYDTIKEADTVLVGLVERVETDGVSELELARIHKLLVTRVAELPQLHGIFIYAKDGSWLVNSQKALLSNLNNSDRDYFNYHLTHEDRGPYVGPPVRSKSTGHWIVTVSRRINMPDGSFGGVVLATLNMNYFRLFYERFSIGEKGAIFIANGAGILLLRRPFDESLLGRDISQFPVFHDYLPKSPVGTAVIKSGVDGVTRINSYRRIEEYPLVVSAALSQDEVLAEWRLDTILQNAVGGVLVLLIAFIGYRVVRQIDLRVKSEAGLLAARNELELINETLARLASQDGLTGLANRRHFDQSLLAEFSRAQREKSVLGLVLIDVDFFKQYNDIYGHVAGDECLRKIGKVVAYSMRRPGDLAARYGGEELVILLPGTDLPGALAVAEGVRDAVQSLGIEHRGNPLGVVTASVGVAAFMPTHLENQAVELVELADKALYKAKASGRNQVCYASSREPAEQATTAFAFR; encoded by the coding sequence ATGATCAGGTCACGCAGCTTGCCGCCACGATTGCTGGGAGCTGGCTTCCGTGGTTTTTCCTTGCTGCCGCTGGCTATCTCATTTGTCGTGCTGGTGTGCCTGTCGCTCCTGGCGATCCAGTTATGGATGACCTTGCGCGCACGGGAAGTGCAGCTGAATGAAGCGGCCCGTGAAAGCGCCAACCTGGCGCAATCCGTTGCACAGCATGCCTATGACACCATCAAGGAGGCCGATACGGTGCTGGTCGGACTGGTGGAGCGGGTGGAGACAGACGGCGTGTCCGAGCTTGAACTGGCCCGTATCCATAAATTGCTGGTCACCCGTGTTGCCGAGCTGCCGCAGCTGCATGGCATCTTCATCTACGCCAAGGATGGCAGCTGGCTGGTGAACTCCCAGAAAGCGCTGTTGAGCAATCTGAATAATTCCGATCGAGATTATTTCAATTACCATCTAACGCATGAGGATCGGGGACCCTATGTCGGACCTCCCGTGCGCAGCAAATCGACGGGACACTGGATAGTCACGGTGTCGCGGCGGATCAATATGCCTGATGGAAGTTTCGGCGGGGTGGTGCTGGCGACCCTCAATATGAATTATTTCAGGCTGTTTTATGAACGTTTTTCGATAGGGGAAAAGGGCGCCATCTTCATCGCAAATGGAGCGGGTATTCTTTTATTGCGCAGGCCATTCGATGAAAGTTTGCTGGGGCGCGATATTTCACAATTCCCCGTGTTTCATGATTATTTACCCAAAAGTCCCGTTGGCACTGCCGTGATCAAGTCGGGAGTCGATGGCGTGACGCGCATCAATAGCTACCGAAGAATCGAGGAGTACCCGCTGGTGGTCTCTGCCGCCTTGTCACAGGATGAGGTGCTTGCCGAATGGCGTCTCGATACGATTTTACAGAACGCGGTGGGCGGCGTATTGGTACTGCTGATTGCCTTCATCGGATACCGCGTGGTGCGGCAAATCGATTTGCGGGTCAAGAGCGAGGCGGGACTGCTCGCGGCGCGCAATGAGCTGGAATTGATCAATGAAACCCTGGCCCGTCTTGCCAGCCAGGATGGGCTGACGGGGTTGGCAAACCGGCGCCACTTCGATCAGTCGCTGCTTGCCGAGTTCAGCCGTGCGCAGCGTGAAAAAAGCGTTCTGGGACTGGTCTTGATCGATGTCGACTTCTTCAAACAATACAACGATATCTATGGCCATGTGGCCGGCGACGAGTGCCTGCGAAAAATTGGCAAAGTGGTGGCCTACAGCATGCGCAGACCGGGCGACCTTGCAGCGCGCTATGGTGGCGAGGAACTGGTCATTTTATTGCCCGGTACGGATCTGCCGGGCGCGTTGGCGGTGGCGGAAGGCGTTCGCGATGCCGTGCAATCGCTGGGCATCGAGCATCGGGGCAATCCCCTTGGCGTGGTGACGGCCAGCGTCGGCGTGGCGGCTTTCATGCCGACACACCTGGAAAACCAGGCGGTCGAGCTGGTTGAACTCGCTGACAAGGCCTTGTACAAGGCCAAGGCATCCGGCAGAAATCAGGTCTGTTATGCATCGTCTCGCGAACCTGCCGAACAGGCCACGACGGCTTTTGCGTTTCGATAG
- a CDS encoding HD domain-containing protein, with translation MSEHARRDTLERAIEIAAATHAGQTDKGGAPYILHPLRVMLRVAPGAQQIVAVLHDVVEDSDGKVTFDDLAREGFSQEVIDGVRAVTKIEGESYDAFIARAALNPVGKAVKLADLAENSDLSRIENPTQKDLERVAKYRRAIQQLISQQ, from the coding sequence ATGAGTGAACACGCAAGACGCGACACCCTGGAGCGCGCGATTGAAATCGCCGCCGCCACCCATGCCGGCCAGACGGACAAGGGCGGCGCGCCGTACATTCTCCACCCCTTGCGCGTCATGCTGCGCGTCGCCCCCGGCGCCCAGCAGATTGTCGCCGTGCTGCATGATGTGGTGGAAGACAGCGACGGCAAAGTCACCTTTGACGACCTGGCACGCGAAGGGTTCTCGCAGGAAGTCATCGACGGCGTGCGCGCCGTGACCAAGATCGAAGGCGAGTCCTACGATGCGTTCATCGCCCGCGCAGCATTGAACCCCGTCGGCAAGGCCGTCAAGCTGGCTGATCTGGCAGAGAATAGCGACTTGTCGAGGATAGAGAATCCGACGCAGAAGGATTTGGAGCGGGTGGCAAAGTATCGGAGGGCTATTCAGCAACTCATATCGCAGCAATGA
- a CDS encoding HNH endonuclease — MKNDTNARPQATQAPARLSKGDFVTALRKLLQEEGKAGKSSVDVRAANLHTDVGVYPARGHSMPTCCTVMYEEMQPGDEILLTPPGGKGPTLLVRYKFPR; from the coding sequence ATGAAAAACGACACAAACGCTCGCCCGCAAGCAACCCAAGCACCTGCCAGGCTCAGCAAAGGGGACTTCGTCACTGCACTGCGCAAGCTGCTGCAAGAAGAAGGAAAGGCCGGCAAGTCCAGCGTGGACGTACGCGCTGCGAACCTGCACACCGACGTTGGCGTTTATCCGGCGCGCGGCCACTCGATGCCGACCTGTTGCACGGTAATGTATGAAGAGATGCAGCCGGGTGACGAGATACTGCTGACACCACCCGGCGGCAAAGGACCTACGCTCCTGGTACGGTATAAATTCCCGCGCTGA
- a CDS encoding HAD family hydrolase, which yields MITDHLPAPRAILFDLDGTLADTAPDLAAAINLLRARAGLAPTPYDILRPTASAGARGMIGASYGVQPGESGYEALKDGFLNNYEAALAVESRLFDGIPALLEGLQALGLAWGVVTNKAARFTDPLVGQIGLGAAGCVISGDTMAHPKPHPAPLLEAARRLELAPEDCWYVGDDLRDIQAGRAAGMRTVACAWGYCGPVEPQHWNADHLLDTPQALLELVSAVVKAAQARQLAA from the coding sequence ATGATCACAGACCATCTGCCAGCACCGCGCGCCATCCTGTTCGACCTCGACGGCACCCTGGCCGACACCGCGCCCGACCTGGCAGCGGCCATCAACCTGCTGCGCGCGCGCGCCGGCCTGGCGCCGACCCCGTATGACATCCTGCGCCCCACGGCTTCGGCCGGCGCGCGCGGCATGATAGGCGCGTCGTATGGCGTCCAACCGGGCGAAAGCGGCTACGAAGCCCTGAAAGACGGCTTCCTGAACAATTACGAAGCGGCCCTGGCCGTGGAAAGCCGCTTATTCGACGGCATCCCCGCACTGCTGGAAGGCCTGCAAGCCCTGGGCCTGGCCTGGGGCGTGGTCACCAACAAGGCCGCCCGCTTCACCGACCCGCTGGTCGGCCAGATCGGCCTGGGCGCCGCCGGCTGCGTGATCTCGGGCGACACCATGGCGCACCCGAAACCCCACCCAGCCCCCCTGCTGGAAGCGGCGCGTCGCCTGGAGCTGGCGCCGGAAGACTGCTGGTACGTGGGCGACGACCTGCGCGACATCCAGGCCGGCCGCGCCGCCGGCATGCGCACGGTCGCCTGCGCCTGGGGCTACTGTGGCCCCGTCGAGCCGCAGCACTGGAACGCCGACCATTTGCTGGACACGCCGCAAGCGTTGCTTGAGCTGGTCAGCGCCGTGGTGAAGGCGGCGCAGGCGCGGCAGCTGGCGGCATAA